TAGCTTTTTTAAGATTTAATTTCCAATTCTCTAGTTTTCAGGTGTTGACATATTACCGCTGGGCTAATTAATCAATCGTTGTTTAACTATTCTGACTCGGAATAACAATCCTTATAAAATAAATTCTACTTTTAATTTCTATTTCCTTCTTCAGCTAATTGGTCCTATACTTTAACATACATTTAAATTAATTTTAATCCGGATACAAAAAAAACAATCCCTGCCAAAATTCAGTGTAAAAACAAAATTCCCCGCCAAAATGTTTTATTGGCAGGGTTTTTGGCAGGGAAATATCTTATTTTTAACTTATTTTGTCCATTTTAACTTAGGACAAATGCTGTCAAATAGGCGTTCTCTCTTTAAATCAAGTTAGCTTTTTATTCCCACTCAATTGTAGCTGGAGGCTTCGTTGTAATGTCATAAACGATCCGGTTGACATGTGGAACTTCAGTGACAATCCGTTTTGATATTTTTTCCAACACATCGTAAGGTATCCTTGCCCAATCAGCAGTCATCCCGTCTGTGGAGTGTATGGCGCGAATGCCGACAGTATAATCGTATGTGCGTGCTGAGTCTGTCATCCCCACGCTTCGAATGTTTGTAAGGACGGTAAAGTATTGCCAAATTTCCCGATCGAGGTTCGCCTCTTTGATCTCTTCTCGTAAAATCGCATCAGACTCCCGTACGATTTCGAGTCTCTTTTCTGTAATTTCACCGATAACACGGACGCCAAGCCCCGGTCCTGGGAACGGCTGCCGCATGACGATTTCGTCCGGAAGCCCAAGTCCTTTTCCAACTTCCCTCACTTGATCTTTGTATAAAGTTTTAAGTGGCTCGATCAATTTAAGGTTCATCCGTTCAGGCAATCCGCCGACATTATGGTGCGATTTCACTAGCTTTGCATTATTTGCCCCACTTTCAACAACATCGGCATAAATCGTTCCTTGCGCAAGAAATTCGATGTCTTGAAGCTTGTTCGCTTCTTCTTCGAATACATAAATAAATTCATTTCCGATAATTTTTCTTTTTTCTTCAGGGTCCGTTACACCTGCGAGCTTGGATAGAAAGCGATCTTTCGCATCGACTTGAATGACATTGATGTCGAAGCCTTCGCGGAACGTTTTCATCACACTTTGCACTTCGCCCTTCCTTAGCAGCCCGTGGTCAACGAAGATGCATGTCAATTGATCACCGATTGCTTCATGGATAAGCACGGCCACAACAGAGGAATCAACGCCGCCGCTTAACGCACAAATGACCTTTTTATCACCGACTGTCTCGCGTATTTCATTAATCGCATTTTGAATAAAATCTTGCATATACCACACCACTTTCTTCTAATTCAACGTTTCATTAATTGCGTTTATTCTATCAATCACATGTTCGATGGTCAATACGAGAGCTTTTTAATTAAATTTTTCCACAATTTTTCTATTTCCGGCCAATTATACTCCTCTTTTTTAGACGAATAAAGTTTTTCTTCATAAACCTTCGTCAATTTCATCATAAAGTGATTACCAAGTTTTTCATCAATTTCAAAGGCAAATTCTCTTAATGTTTGATGGGGCTCCCGCTTGTAGCCATGCATATCAAATAGCCAAAGAAGACTTTTATACGCATCGAAAAATTTAGATTCACCAAATCGGTTTGAATACTTGCGAAGAACCCACTGCCTGGCAAGACTCCGGTAGTATTTCATAAATAACAGGCCAATAAGCAATACCGCCCCTACTATAGCAAGAAGAGCCGGGAGGTTTATCCTAGGGAAGATCGTTTCCCTTTCTTGTCCATTTTCATTATGCTGAACTTCATTTTTTTCTTCTTCTTTTTCATCTTGTACTTGTCTATTTTCGATTTGAGCTGCAGTACTTTCAAACGTGCTGATAAATTGAAATGGGTTTTGGAAACCTCTTGTCGGTTCAAATGGCACCCACCCTGAACCCGGAAAATACGCTTCAACCCATGAATGGGCATTTTTATTCGTAATTAAATGCCGTTTTTTTCCGTCAGCAAGGATTTCTTTGAAATCTCCTTCTGTAAAACCTTTTACCCATCTTGCAGGTATCCCAATGCTCCTTAACATGACAACCATAGAGGATGAAAAATTATCACAGTAGCCTTTTTTCGTTTCAAATAAAAACTGGTCAACGTAATCGTCTTTTTCTCCCGGAATGGCAACATTTTTCGTATCATATTCAAACCCATTTCTGCTAAAGTAAGATTCAATATCTTTTGCTTTCTCATAAGACGTCTCGCTGTCCGCTGTCACTTCTCTCGCAAGCTTTTCCACACGATTTGGCAATGTATCCGGCAGCTGCAAATAGGTTTGTTGAATTTCCTCTGGATACGAGAGCCCGTCACTTTTTTTCAACTCATCGATTGAGAATGTCGGATCATCGTAAGTGAGGGTATATTCTTTCAACGTATAGTTCCTGCCGTTTTTTTTCGTAGAAATTTTTCCAGATTGCCTATCTTCTTCGAATGTAGCGTGAATGTCGGGCGTCTTAACTTTTTTTAACTGCCCCGGGTAAAAAAGAAAGGGGTAGGATAACAGGCCAGTCATTTGAATGTTTGCTTCTTTTTCTTCAATTTTAGCATTTTCTTCGTATAACGTTTTGGATGTTCCGTAAAACGGCTTCGTTTCTTCTCTTGATGATGTCCAACCCTTACCTGTGTAAACATCCCTGGTTTCGGCACGCCAATAATGTTCTGTATCGCTATCAGCGTAAAAGACTGGTGTCGTATCAAGTTCAAACGGACCGCCAAGATGCTCGTCATTTGTGCCATACCCTATTTTTTTAGTTTGGCCATTTAAACCATTTTCATCCTCCATATTTGCCAAACTTTTAATAAACGGAACGGGATCTTCCCATTGAGGTTCAGCCTTTGGAGCTGCGATGCCAACTAATGAAGCGGTGAGAATCATGACGACAACTAAACCAAACCAGGTTACGGGAAAGCGAAGGCGTGGACCAAATCCTTCATTTTCTTGAATTTTTGCCACTTGAAGCAAACCGATTAAAATAAAACCCATGACAACAATCCGGATAATTGCAAATCGTGCATCATATGGCGTAAATGTATCAATGACTGTAACGTAAATAATCGTCATAAATAAAAAAAGAAACGCATTGCGGCGCTTAATGAGCCATTGTTTCATCAAATAACCGATTAAACATAAGAGCAACAAAAATAAAAATGTCCGCGACACGTCGCCGATTGAATCGAAATTTCCGCTAACAAGCGAACGAAATAAATCATTAAGTTGTGATAGAAACGATTCCAACCATTGAAGTTTAAAAATGGATCCAGAAAAATACGTATGATGGATTACGAACAAGATTGCAATTAAATTAAACGGAATCGTCAACCAAACTGGAGCGTTCAAATAGGATAGAAGAAACACAAAAACCGTAAACAAAAGAAGGATGCGGAAAGAGGCAATCTGGCCGACTTCCTGAAGGGGCAAGAGCCACTCCCAAAACAAAAAGAAACCAAGTAAAAACAGGATAAATGAATAGAAGTCAGGCCGTTTACTTTTTAATTGCTTCACCTTTATCACCCGCCTCTTTCCTTCGTTTCGGCTCCTCGTGCCAAATCACGTACACATTCACACCTAACGCTTTCATCTTGTTTACAGATGACTCAATAATTTGCCGCTCTTTTCCCGCTTTTGCATGCGCAATAAAAAAAACATCAACTTGAATGTTTTTAAAGACAAATTGTTTACATTGCATGACCAGCTCATCTGATATTTTTGTTGTAATAAATACATAATTATATCCTTTTGAATAATGAACAGCAGCTTGCCTAACGTGTTCCGCAAATGACATCTGGCGATTCGCTTCTACTTTCCCTAATAAATAGTATAGTTGCCGCTCATAATCGCGGTGGCCAACCACCCGAATGTGCGATTGTTCCAATTCAGCCAGTGAAGGCAGAACAACGGAATTCCCGTTTCGAATGGCTGCAGCCACGAGAGACGCAGAAAGACTAACAGCCTCTTCAAATAAATCTTCCTCATTCTTTTTATAACTTTCTTGACTATCATCCAAAAATAAAACAACACGATCGCTTGCATGTTGTTCAAATTGCTTCGTCAACAGTTTGTTGCGCTTTGCTGTGGCCTTCCAATCAAGCCATGACATGCGATCGCCAGCAACATAATCACGAACCCCAACAACGACAGACGCTTCATTCTTTGTTCTCCGCATGAACGAATTGGACGTTCCCGAAAACCCTTGGCTTGCAAGTTTCCAATCAATCTTTTGGACTTTTGGAAATACAAACAGCGGCTGTTTCTTTTTGATTGTTATTTTTTTTTCAACAAATCCGAACAAGTCCCCAGTTTTTATCGTAACATTTGTGAACAAATGATCTCCCCGCGGAAGTGAAGGAATGTGATACGTGTAGTGCATGTTTCGTTTAAAAAAGGGGAAAAATAAAGCCTTTGTTCCCTCTTGTGCTGTCACATGCTTCTTCAATCTACTCGTCATGCAATCTTCAATAATGACGTAAAACAATGGAAAATAAGACTTTCGAATGTGTAGCGTCACTTCTAATGGTTGCCCAGCTTGCAATAAATCAGATGAAAACGTCCTCTCAATTTGAATGTTTCTTAGCGGAAAAATTGCAATAATGAATGCATAAATGAAAAGCGGCATGACGCTGTAAAAAAGAAACCAGCTGACAAAACCACCTTGAAACATGGCATAAGCATACATCATCACTGCAAGGAGTAAGATGAATAGCCATTTCACCGCGCGTTTTATCATGAAAGGTGACGTTCCTTCATAACAGGGATGGGGATTTTCTCAATTAGTTCAACAATCACTTCCTCCGCTATTTTTCCTGAGAAGGCTGCTTCTGAATGAAGCAC
This Pueribacillus theae DNA region includes the following protein-coding sequences:
- a CDS encoding transglutaminase family protein, coding for MKQLKSKRPDFYSFILFLLGFFLFWEWLLPLQEVGQIASFRILLLFTVFVFLLSYLNAPVWLTIPFNLIAILFVIHHTYFSGSIFKLQWLESFLSQLNDLFRSLVSGNFDSIGDVSRTFLFLLLLCLIGYLMKQWLIKRRNAFLFLFMTIIYVTVIDTFTPYDARFAIIRIVVMGFILIGLLQVAKIQENEGFGPRLRFPVTWFGLVVVMILTASLVGIAAPKAEPQWEDPVPFIKSLANMEDENGLNGQTKKIGYGTNDEHLGGPFELDTTPVFYADSDTEHYWRAETRDVYTGKGWTSSREETKPFYGTSKTLYEENAKIEEKEANIQMTGLLSYPFLFYPGQLKKVKTPDIHATFEEDRQSGKISTKKNGRNYTLKEYTLTYDDPTFSIDELKKSDGLSYPEEIQQTYLQLPDTLPNRVEKLAREVTADSETSYEKAKDIESYFSRNGFEYDTKNVAIPGEKDDYVDQFLFETKKGYCDNFSSSMVVMLRSIGIPARWVKGFTEGDFKEILADGKKRHLITNKNAHSWVEAYFPGSGWVPFEPTRGFQNPFQFISTFESTAAQIENRQVQDEKEEEKNEVQHNENGQERETIFPRINLPALLAIVGAVLLIGLLFMKYYRSLARQWVLRKYSNRFGESKFFDAYKSLLWLFDMHGYKREPHQTLREFAFEIDEKLGNHFMMKLTKVYEEKLYSSKKEEYNWPEIEKLWKNLIKKLSY
- a CDS encoding DUF58 domain-containing protein encodes the protein MIKRAVKWLFILLLAVMMYAYAMFQGGFVSWFLFYSVMPLFIYAFIIAIFPLRNIQIERTFSSDLLQAGQPLEVTLHIRKSYFPLFYVIIEDCMTSRLKKHVTAQEGTKALFFPFFKRNMHYTYHIPSLPRGDHLFTNVTIKTGDLFGFVEKKITIKKKQPLFVFPKVQKIDWKLASQGFSGTSNSFMRRTKNEASVVVGVRDYVAGDRMSWLDWKATAKRNKLLTKQFEQHASDRVVLFLDDSQESYKKNEEDLFEEAVSLSASLVAAAIRNGNSVVLPSLAELEQSHIRVVGHRDYERQLYYLLGKVEANRQMSFAEHVRQAAVHYSKGYNYVFITTKISDELVMQCKQFVFKNIQVDVFFIAHAKAGKERQIIESSVNKMKALGVNVYVIWHEEPKRRKEAGDKGEAIKK